CGCGACGCACCGGGTGCATCTGGTCCAGCTGGCCGGGTTCGCAGGCGAGCCCTGGAGCCATAGCGACGGACCGTTCGTCCAGCCGGAGGTCGACGACCTGGCCCGCTACATCGCCGAGGCCGGTCTGGACCGTCCCGCCGTCATCGGCCATTCCATGGGCGGCCTGTCGGGCCTGCTGCTGGCCCAGCAGCATCCGGACCGCGTCGGCCGGTTGATGATCGTCGATGCCCTGCCGTTCTACAGCGCCATCTTCGGCCCGACGGCGACGGCCGAATCCGCCCGTCCGTTCGCGGCGCGCTTCGCCTCGGGAATGCTCGCCGCCGACGACGCCACGTTCCGATCGCAGCAGGCCCAGTCCGCCATGGGCCTGGCCCGCGATCCGGCCATGCGCGAAACCATGGTCGCATGGTCGATGGCCAGCGACCGTCAGGCTTTGGCGGCGGCCCTGACCGACGTCATGACCACCGACGCCCGACCTGGGCTGGCGAACATGGCCACGCCCGTGACGGCGGTCTATGCCACCGACGCCGACGGCGGCCCGCCGCCCGCGATGGCGCAGGGCCTGTGGACGCAGGAATACGCGAGCCTGCCCGGCGTCACCCTGATTGCCGTCGACGGCAGCCGCCACTTCATCATGGCCGACCAGCCGGCGCGGTTCGATCAGCTGGTGGATGATTTTCTGAAATAGTTCAGGCGGCGGCGGGCTTGGGCTCGCCGCCGAACTCATCCGCATAGGCCGGGGCGACCAGGCCGCGGAACGCGCTCTGCGGCACGGTGATCTCGAAGGTGCCCTCGGCATAGGGGCCGACCAGATAGGGGGCGATCAGGAAGACCAGGCCGCCCGCCTTGCCCGGCGTCACGCCTTGCGCCAGCACGAAGGGCGTGGTCGCGGCCCTGGGGCAGGTCCAGTCGCCGCCGGTCAGGGACACGGTCTGGGCCGCCGGATCGCGCTTCTTCTTCTCGGCATTGATGGCGGCGCACAGGGCGGTGTCGAGCGCCGACAGATTGGCTCCCTTGGTGAACAGGTCGGCGACCGTGATCTCGCGCTTCAGCGCCTTGTCCCACAGGATCGACAGGAAGGACGCGTTGGGGTGTGCCCCGCCGGTGAACTCGCTGTCGGTGCGGACCAGGCTAAACAGCTTGCCGGTCTCGGCCCCCGGCGTGACCTCGATCGACTTGTCGTAGGGCCCCATGCCAGGATCGCCCCCGGCCTCGGTCCGGTCGGCCTGGGCACCCTCGGTGAACTCGCGCAGGTCCGCGACGGTGCGGGCATAGAGGGCGGCGTGCAGGTCGGGCTGGGTTTTGAGGGCGACGGGCAGGCTCAGGCTGACCTCGGCATAGGGCGTCTTGGACTCATAGGCCATCGGCGCGGCCGCCTCGGCCGGGGTGACCAGAGCCCCGGCGGCGGGCGCGGTGGCGGCGGTCTCGGCGGGCTTGTCGCGATTGCACCCGGCCAGGGTGGCGCTCAAGGCCAGACTGATGACGAGGACACGGATGGGGACGGTCATGACGATCTCCGGTTCAGAGCGAGAGTGTTAGCCCACCCGCGGCGATCGCCGCCAGCAGGATCAATCCGGCCTCGCGGTTGGACTTGAACAGCCGGAGGGCCAGGGCTCCGTCCTCAGGCACGAGCGTCCGCACCTGCCAGGCGAGGTGGGCGGCATAGGCGACCAGTACGACGAAGAAGCCCGCGCCGAGCCCGGCCGCGAGCCCCGCCGCCGCCGCGCACAGGGTCGCCAGCCCATAGAACAGCGCCACGCCCCGCCGGACGTCCTTGCCCAGCCGCCGGGCGGTGGACTTCACCCCGACCATGGCGTCGTCCTCGATGTCCTGCAGGGCGTAGATGGTGTCGTAGCCGAGCGTCCAGAACACGCCGCCGAGGTAGAGCAGGACGGCTGCCACGGTCATGTCGCCCGTAAACCCTTGCGCCGCTCCGTACTCGTAGAAGAACTGACCCTCCGGAAGCCGGAGTTCTTCGAATGCCCAGACTGCCATAGGAAGACCGCCGGTCGCCGCCGCATAGCCCATCAGCGCTCCCCAGTTGAACGTCAGCCCCAGCCACGCCTGCGGCCACCAGGTGATCCGCTTCATGAACGGGTAGGCCGCGACCAGCGCCAACGACCCGATTCCCAGCAGCAGCGCCGCCAAGTCCAACGTCAGCAAAATGACGAGGCTGATCAGACTGCACGCGATCAGGAATGCCCAGGCCTGTTTCACGCTGATCCGGCCCGACGGGATCGGCCGCGCCGCCGTGCGGGCGACCCGCGCATCGATGTCGCGATCGACGATGTCGTTGAACGCGCACCCTGCCGCCCGCATCAGGCAAGCCCCGAGACCGAAGCCGACGATGAGCCACAGAACATACGTGGACGGAACCAGCCGAAAATGCGCCAGCGCCAGCGCGATCCCCTGCCAGCCCGGCAGCAACAGCAGCCAGATGCCGATCGGCCGGTCGAACCGGCCCAGCTTCAGCCAGGGCTTCAGGGCCTCGGGCGCGCGGGCATCGACCCAGTTTCGACCGGCATCGGGAAGGGGCGTGGACATGGGACGCGCGATAGCATCCCCGCGCCGCTTCGTCAGGTCGTCGCTTGTGTCAGTCTTTGCCGCGCGTCGAGCGCCAGGAACACGCAGATGGCCAGCAGGCCGATGTCCTTGGCCAGGAACTGACCCGTCCCGCCCAGCGCCGGGAAGGCATAGCCCGGCTCGACGATGCCCGGGGCGGTGAAGAAGAAGCTCAGGGTGACCAGGAAGGTCGCCACCCCCATCAGCCCGCCGACCAGCCCGGCCAGCGGGAACCGGCCGCCCAGCGCGATCAGCACCCCGGCCGAGACCTCGAGGATTCCGATCACGTTCGACGCGCCCTGGACCCCCAGCAGCGGATACATCCAGCCGAACAGCCAGTAGGTGGCGGCGATGCCCTGCACGCCCTCGGCCTCATAGGGCAGGAACTTCATGTAGCCGAAGACCAGGAAAATCAGCACGACCGCCACACGCAGGGCAGCGCGGGCATCGAGGGCGGACGGCGTGGTCATGGGCGGGCTCCGGACAGGTCAGCCCCGCTACGTCCCGACCCGCGAAAGGGTTACAGCCTCAGCCCCGCCGGACCAGCAGGACGCCGGCGATGACCAGGGCGACCCCGGCGACGCGCGTCAGGCTGATCGGGTTCTGCGGCACGCCCAGGGCGCCGAAATGGTCGAGCACCAGGCTCAGCAGCAACTGGCCCGCCACCATCAGGGTGATGGTCATCGCGACCCCCAGCCGGGGCACGGCCCAGGCCGCCGCCACGACGAAGATCGCGCCGTACAGTCCGCCGAACCAGGCATAGGCGGGCAGGCCCCGGGTCGCGACCATGTCCGGCCGCGTGTGCAGGATGGCCGCTACGATCCCCAGCGCCGCCGTCCCGACCGCGAAGGAGATGAAGGCCGCATTGACGGGGCTGGCGACGGCCTGGGCGAGCCGCGCGTTGGTCGGGGCCTGCAGCGCCGTCGCGCCGCCGGCCAGGACGACGGCCAGCATGGCGATATAGGGGGCGAAGTTCATGGCGGGGCCTCTACCAGTTCGGATCGACGGGCGCGCCGCCGAAGATCTCGGCCATGCGCGCGACGGTGGACCGGTGGGCGTCGTGGGGCAGGTCCAGCGGATCGAACCAGCCGGTCTCGGCGATCTCGCCGTGATGGGTCAGGTCACCGGGCGTGAAGGCCTCGAAGCGATAGACCGCGACGTGATCCCCGCGAAAGAACCGCTCGTTGGAATGCAGCGACAGCAGCCGGCCCGGCTCGGTGGCCCGCAGACCCGTCTCCTCGAACAGTTCGCGGGCGGCGGCGTCCAGACAGGTCTCGCCCCGGTCGACTCCGCCCCCCGGCAGCCACCAACCCGCAAGATAGGTGTGTTTCACCAGCATGACCCGACCCCGGTCGTCGACGGCGACAGCCCGCACGCCCAAGGTCATGCCCCGTGTCGCCCGAGAAAAGGCGAAGAACAGCGGACGGGTAAACGGCTCGATTCGGGTGCGCCAGGCCATGGAATCGGGTGTATCGAGGTCGTCGTCACTTGGCCATTCGGAGTCCGCCGTGCCCGCTGTGTTCCGGACGCTGAGCGATCCTGCGAACTATCGCGAAGTGGCCACGCTTTGGCTGGCGCTATCGACCTTTCTCGCCGTCGGCGGAGTGTGTGTCGGCAGTCTGGCCGTGCTCTTCGCCCAGGACGCATTCCGCAACGGCGAGATGTCAGGGGCGTGGTACTGGACTGTCACCCTCGGCTATGTGGGTCTGGTGATCAGCCCGATCATGGCCTGGGTCCTTCACGCCCGACGCCGCTACTGGGCCGCGATGGTCGCAGCCGCCTGGCCGGTCGCCTGCCTTGTCCTCACGTGGTCCCAGGTCGCCCGCTGATGGAAACGGCCGGACGGACTCACCCGGACC
This DNA window, taken from Brevundimonas subvibrioides ATCC 15264, encodes the following:
- a CDS encoding alpha/beta fold hydrolase, with protein sequence MRFQTAFPRCRRPLAWFPVIVAIVVACSVGQHEAKAEPFRAAQTAPFSSDRLSVEVIGTGPDVILIPGLASSREVWRPLATRLAATHRVHLVQLAGFAGEPWSHSDGPFVQPEVDDLARYIAEAGLDRPAVIGHSMGGLSGLLLAQQHPDRVGRLMIVDALPFYSAIFGPTATAESARPFAARFASGMLAADDATFRSQQAQSAMGLARDPAMRETMVAWSMASDRQALAAALTDVMTTDARPGLANMATPVTAVYATDADGGPPPAMAQGLWTQEYASLPGVTLIAVDGSRHFIMADQPARFDQLVDDFLK
- a CDS encoding DUF3298 and DUF4163 domain-containing protein, translated to MTVPIRVLVISLALSATLAGCNRDKPAETAATAPAAGALVTPAEAAAPMAYESKTPYAEVSLSLPVALKTQPDLHAALYARTVADLREFTEGAQADRTEAGGDPGMGPYDKSIEVTPGAETGKLFSLVRTDSEFTGGAHPNASFLSILWDKALKREITVADLFTKGANLSALDTALCAAINAEKKKRDPAAQTVSLTGGDWTCPRAATTPFVLAQGVTPGKAGGLVFLIAPYLVGPYAEGTFEITVPQSAFRGLVAPAYADEFGGEPKPAAA
- a CDS encoding UbiA family prenyltransferase, which translates into the protein MSTPLPDAGRNWVDARAPEALKPWLKLGRFDRPIGIWLLLLPGWQGIALALAHFRLVPSTYVLWLIVGFGLGACLMRAAGCAFNDIVDRDIDARVARTAARPIPSGRISVKQAWAFLIACSLISLVILLTLDLAALLLGIGSLALVAAYPFMKRITWWPQAWLGLTFNWGALMGYAAATGGLPMAVWAFEELRLPEGQFFYEYGAAQGFTGDMTVAAVLLYLGGVFWTLGYDTIYALQDIEDDAMVGVKSTARRLGKDVRRGVALFYGLATLCAAAAGLAAGLGAGFFVVLVAYAAHLAWQVRTLVPEDGALALRLFKSNREAGLILLAAIAAGGLTLSL
- a CDS encoding YkgB family protein, with product MTTPSALDARAALRVAVVLIFLVFGYMKFLPYEAEGVQGIAATYWLFGWMYPLLGVQGASNVIGILEVSAGVLIALGGRFPLAGLVGGLMGVATFLVTLSFFFTAPGIVEPGYAFPALGGTGQFLAKDIGLLAICVFLALDARQRLTQATT
- a CDS encoding DMT family transporter — protein: MNFAPYIAMLAVVLAGGATALQAPTNARLAQAVASPVNAAFISFAVGTAALGIVAAILHTRPDMVATRGLPAYAWFGGLYGAIFVVAAAWAVPRLGVAMTITLMVAGQLLLSLVLDHFGALGVPQNPISLTRVAGVALVIAGVLLVRRG
- a CDS encoding NUDIX domain-containing protein, with translation MAWRTRIEPFTRPLFFAFSRATRGMTLGVRAVAVDDRGRVMLVKHTYLAGWWLPGGGVDRGETCLDAAARELFEETGLRATEPGRLLSLHSNERFFRGDHVAVYRFEAFTPGDLTHHGEIAETGWFDPLDLPHDAHRSTVARMAEIFGGAPVDPNW